A genome region from Psychrobacter jeotgali includes the following:
- a CDS encoding type I restriction endonuclease subunit R, with protein MANQPTTFSERELEDHIVGSMVSMGYIQGDYNDFDKQFAIDKVLFWQFLQDTQQKELDKLIKFNPHDWQDKILHRLDRVIKNNGVLHVLKNGLQVDDASLNLLYPAPLASSSQKVKDNYTKNLFSITRQVYYSTSEPLKSIDLVLFINGLAIATFELKSTHKSQTARFNALKQYQQDRDPKEPLFNFARAAVHFALDNQEAFMTTRLAGAKTFFLPFNKGCNGGSGNPPNPDGFKTAYLWEEVLAQDSLINLLSHFVRLGCDDPDIKNPKLHDKTLYFPRYHQMNVVRRLMADVQEYGVGKRYLIQHSAGSGKSNSITWLAYQLIEAYPNPSDNTAINAAEIEKPLYDSVIVVTDRRLLDKQIRDNINQFSEVKGIIAHAERSRDLRDALESGKKIIITTIFKFPFILDEISEMADKKFAILIDEAHSSQGGSVSDDMNKALGVKDDSANETDNASEDVDVEDNQDKIIKAIEARKMQGHVSYFGFTATPKDSTLEKFGIKQTDGSFEPFDIYSMKQAIQEGFILDVLSNYTTFKSYYQIQKTAEDDPKFDTNKAQKALKAYVEHTEQTINTKAEIMLDHFMDNVYGKNRLNGHAKGMVVTQNIPMAIRYYKALTKHLKDKGNPFKILIAFSGEKKVDGIEYTEPSMNGFEESKTKDKFDTDEYRLLVVANKYLTGFDQPKLTAMYVDKKLKGVQAVQTLSRLNRSAPKYGKKTEDLFVLDFYNSTSDIKVAFDRYYTATTLSEATDINVLHEIKDNLDSKGVYELHEVKDYADLFFDNEPMEVLDSKIDVFAHRFNHELGLSDETKIEFKMQAKQFVKLYGRVAAIIPFNMVDWERLYWVLKPLIPKLNVQTTEDEALDELLESVNLNTYAIERTALGQKITLKDEGGKLTPSNSNPIGVYDPESKKELLDKIVEDFNQRWFENWHATPEEQRFKLINLVKRIQEHKDFEYKYNTLQDEQARKMEFANIVKEIIVSDRRKEVDFYKKFVGDENFQMAFMHSLRQLVDRESDGRDSI; from the coding sequence ATGGCAAACCAACCGACTACATTTAGCGAACGTGAGCTTGAAGACCATATCGTTGGTAGCATGGTCAGCATGGGCTATATCCAAGGCGACTATAACGACTTTGATAAGCAGTTCGCTATTGATAAGGTATTGTTTTGGCAGTTCTTACAAGACACTCAGCAAAAAGAGCTGGATAAACTTATCAAATTTAACCCACATGATTGGCAAGATAAAATCCTGCATAGGCTCGACCGCGTCATCAAAAACAACGGCGTACTTCATGTCCTCAAGAACGGCTTACAAGTAGATGATGCCTCGCTCAACCTGCTATACCCTGCTCCTCTCGCTAGCAGTAGCCAAAAGGTAAAAGACAACTATACAAAGAATCTGTTTAGCATCACCCGCCAAGTGTATTACTCTACTAGTGAGCCCCTAAAGTCTATCGACCTCGTCTTATTTATCAACGGCTTAGCCATTGCCACATTTGAGTTAAAAAGCACCCACAAGAGCCAAACGGCGAGGTTTAACGCTCTTAAACAATATCAACAAGACCGTGACCCCAAAGAGCCTTTGTTTAACTTTGCGCGTGCTGCCGTGCATTTTGCCTTAGACAATCAAGAAGCCTTTATGACCACGCGCTTAGCTGGGGCAAAGACGTTCTTTTTGCCGTTTAATAAAGGCTGTAACGGTGGTAGCGGCAACCCGCCCAATCCTGATGGCTTTAAGACCGCTTACTTATGGGAAGAGGTGTTGGCGCAAGATAGCTTAATTAATTTACTTAGCCACTTTGTACGCTTAGGCTGCGACGACCCTGACATCAAAAACCCTAAGCTACATGACAAGACGCTATACTTCCCGCGCTATCATCAAATGAACGTAGTCAGACGCTTAATGGCTGACGTACAAGAGTATGGCGTCGGCAAGCGTTACCTTATCCAGCATTCAGCAGGCTCAGGCAAGTCTAACTCCATAACATGGCTGGCCTATCAGCTTATCGAAGCCTATCCCAATCCAAGCGATAATACAGCTATCAATGCGGCAGAAATTGAGAAACCGCTCTATGATTCCGTTATCGTAGTCACTGACCGCCGATTACTCGACAAACAAATTCGAGATAACATCAATCAGTTTAGTGAAGTCAAAGGCATTATCGCTCATGCTGAGCGCTCTCGTGACCTGCGTGATGCGCTTGAGTCCGGTAAGAAAATTATTATCACTACCATTTTTAAATTTCCGTTCATATTGGATGAGATTAGCGAAATGGCAGACAAGAAGTTTGCCATTCTTATTGATGAGGCGCATAGCTCACAAGGCGGTTCAGTCAGCGATGATATGAACAAAGCGCTTGGGGTTAAAGATGACAGTGCTAATGAAACTGACAATGCGAGTGAGGATGTAGACGTAGAAGATAATCAAGATAAGATTATCAAAGCCATTGAAGCTAGAAAAATGCAAGGTCATGTTAGCTACTTTGGCTTTACTGCCACGCCAAAAGACAGCACGCTTGAGAAATTCGGTATCAAACAAACTGATGGTAGCTTTGAGCCGTTTGATATTTACTCAATGAAGCAAGCTATTCAAGAAGGCTTTATCCTTGACGTGCTTAGCAACTATACGACGTTCAAATCGTACTATCAGATTCAAAAGACCGCCGAAGATGACCCCAAGTTTGATACCAACAAAGCACAAAAGGCGCTAAAAGCATACGTTGAACATACCGAGCAAACTATCAATACTAAAGCTGAAATCATGCTCGACCACTTTATGGACAACGTATACGGCAAAAACCGTTTGAATGGTCATGCCAAAGGTATGGTCGTTACCCAAAATATCCCAATGGCGATTCGCTACTACAAGGCACTAACCAAACATCTCAAAGATAAAGGCAACCCTTTCAAAATACTCATCGCCTTCTCTGGCGAGAAAAAAGTGGACGGTATTGAGTACACTGAGCCGTCAATGAACGGCTTTGAGGAATCCAAAACCAAAGACAAGTTTGACACCGATGAGTACCGCTTATTAGTGGTGGCGAATAAATATCTAACAGGGTTTGACCAGCCGAAGCTTACCGCTATGTACGTGGACAAAAAGCTTAAGGGCGTCCAAGCGGTGCAAACGCTATCTCGGCTTAACCGCTCAGCACCTAAGTATGGCAAAAAAACCGAAGACTTATTCGTGCTCGATTTTTATAACAGTACCTCAGATATCAAAGTGGCATTTGACAGGTACTATACCGCTACGACGTTATCCGAAGCGACTGATATCAATGTCTTACATGAAATTAAAGATAATTTAGATAGCAAAGGCGTATACGAGCTACACGAGGTCAAAGACTATGCCGACCTATTCTTTGATAACGAGCCTATGGAAGTACTTGACTCAAAGATAGACGTGTTTGCCCATCGCTTTAACCACGAGCTTGGGTTATCAGATGAGACCAAGATTGAGTTTAAGATGCAAGCGAAACAGTTTGTTAAGCTTTATGGGAGAGTCGCCGCTATCATCCCATTCAATATGGTTGATTGGGAACGCCTATATTGGGTGCTAAAGCCATTGATACCTAAGCTGAACGTCCAAACTACTGAGGACGAAGCATTAGATGAGCTACTCGAATCAGTCAATCTAAATACCTATGCGATTGAACGTACGGCATTAGGGCAGAAAATAACCCTCAAAGATGAGGGTGGTAAGCTCACGCCTTCTAACAGTAACCCTATAGGGGTTTATGACCCTGAGTCCAAAAAAGAGCTATTAGATAAAATAGTCGAAGACTTCAATCAGCGCTGGTTTGAGAACTGGCACGCGACGCCGGAGGAACAGCGCTTTAAACTAATCAACCTAGTTAAGCGTATCCAAGAGCACAAAGACTTTGAGTATAAGTATAATACTCTTCAAGATGAGCAAGCGCGCAAGATGGAGTTCGCTAACATCGTTAAAGAAATCATTGTTTCAGACCGACGCAAAGAAGTGGACTTTTATAAGAAATTTGTAGGCGATGAAAATTTTCAAATGGCGTTTATGCATAGCTTGCGGCAGCTGGTGGATAGAGAGTCTGACGGTAGAGATAGCATATGA
- a CDS encoding IS3 family transposase (programmed frameshift) has product MKKTRFSDNQIVNILKQAEQGVPITELCREHNISQSTFYNWRSKYGGMDATLISRLKELEVENARLKKMYADECLKSDILQDAMSKVVAPQGRKALVCHYIEDRSISIRRACRIFNISVTCYYHKSVVTDENQQIADLLIKLTDENKNWGFGLCFLTLRNVLGLPYNHKRVYRIYCELELNLRIKPKRRIKRAKPIPLAVPDRINQSWSMDFMHDSLTDGRGFRLFNVIDDYNREALTVEVDFSLPAGRVIRSLNQLIEYRGKPVQIRCDNGPEYISNALKDWAEQQGIILSYIEPGNPQQNAYVERFNRTMRYDWLNQELFDNLEQVRAQAENWLYHYNHKRPNMGNGGFTPIQKLNQAA; this is encoded by the exons ATGAAAAAGACACGCTTTAGCGACAACCAAATCGTCAACATCCTAAAACAAGCCGAACAAGGCGTCCCTATTACCGAGCTATGCCGTGAGCATAACATCAGCCAAAGCACCTTCTACAACTGGCGATCTAAATATGGTGGTATGGACGCCACACTTATCAGCCGTCTTAAAGAGCTTGAAGTTGAAAATGCCCGCTTAAAGAAGATGTACGCTGATGAATGTCTTAAATCCGACATCCTACAGGATGCTATGTCAAAAGTGGTAGCGCCCCAAGGGCGCAAAGCGTTGGTTTGTCACTACATTGAAGATCGTAGCATTAGCATACGCCGTGCTTGCCGTATCTTTAACATCAGCGTCACCTGTTATTATCACAAGTCGGTGGTAACAGATGAGAACCAGCAAATAGCGGACTTACTTATCAAACTGACTGATGAGAACAAGAACTGGGGCTTTGGCTTGTGCTTTT TAACCTTGCGTAATGTGCTAGGACTGCCGTACAACCATAAGCGGGTATATCGCATCTACTGCGAGCTTGAACTCAACCTTAGAATCAAGCCTAAGCGTCGCATTAAACGTGCTAAACCAATACCATTAGCAGTACCTGATAGGATTAACCAAAGCTGGAGCATGGACTTTATGCACGACAGCTTAACTGATGGCCGCGGCTTTAGACTGTTCAATGTCATTGATGATTACAACCGTGAGGCACTCACCGTTGAAGTTGACTTCTCGCTACCGGCCGGGAGGGTCATACGCAGTCTTAATCAGCTTATTGAGTACCGAGGCAAACCTGTGCAGATAAGATGCGATAACGGCCCTGAATACATCAGCAATGCGCTCAAAGACTGGGCTGAGCAGCAAGGCATCATCTTAAGCTATATTGAACCTGGCAATCCACAGCAAAATGCGTATGTAGAGCGCTTTAACAGAACCATGAGATATGATTGGTTAAATCAGGAGCTGTTTGATAATCTAGAGCAGGTACGCGCACAAGCAGAAAACTGGTTATACCATTATAATCATAAGCGCCCAAACATGGGCAATGGCGGTTTTACACCGATACAGAAACTCAATCAGGCAGCTTAA